TCCCTCCAGTAAATATGAGTAAAGCCCAAAAATTAGTAGTACTCTTAGCTCTAGCTTATAATTAATTATAACAATTAAAAATAAAATTGTCTATAATTTTTTTAATTGTAAGTCTTTTTCTAATTGTGTAAGATCTACATCAGCTGGAGCACCAGTTAATAAATCTTGTCCCTTATTTGTTTTAGGGAAAGGAATAACTTCCTTTATTGAATTTTCTTTTAGCATAACCATTAGCCATCTATCCAAACCGAAGGCTATACCACCATGAGGTGGAACTCCATATTTTAAGGCTTCTAATAAGAAACCGAATTTATCAATTTGTTGTTCTTTTGAAATTAGTAGTCTATCAAATACAAGAGATTGTAATTTAGAATCATGTATTCTAATACCTCCTCCACCAATTTCAAAACCATTTAAGACAAGGTCATAGGTATCAGATTTAATATTTGCTAAGTCATTTTTTTCAAGTAAGTCTATATCAGCTTTTTTTAACATAGTGAAAGGATGATGACAAGCCTTATATCTATTTTCTTCTTCACTAAATTCAAACATAGGGAAGTCTACTATCCATAAGAAATTAAATTTGTTTTTATCAATTAAATTAAGTTCTTCAGCAATTTTAAGTCTTAGTGCTGAAAGAGAACTAAGAACTATTTCTTTTTTACCTGAAATAATTAGGGCTGTTTGATTATTTTTTAAATTCAATTTTTTTTCTAAATTTTTAATAGTATCTTCATCAAAAAATTTAAGTATAGAAGAATTTAATTCATCATTTTCTTTTTTTATAAAGGCAAGACCTTTAGCTTTGAAATATGTTTTTACATAATCTTCATAGTCTTTTATATTTTTTCTTGAAAATATTTTATCGCAAACTATAGCTTTTATATATTCAGCTTCATCAAAGATAGAAAAGCCTTTATTTTTTACACAATCTTTTATATCAATTAATTTCATATCAAATCTTGTATCAGGTTTGTCACAACCATAAAATTCCATTGCATCATCATAAGACATTTTAGGGAAGTCATAATTTGCTTCAAGACCTGTCACATCATGAAAAACTTTTTTAGCTAATTTTTCAATAATATTCATAATATCTTCTTGTTCTACAAAAGACATTTCTATATCTACTTGAGTAAATTCAGGTTGTCTATCAGCTCTTAAATCTTCATCTCTAAAACATTTTGCAAGTTGATAATACTTATCAAGACCAGCTATCATAAGAGTTTGTTTAAATAATTGTGGAGATTGAGGAAGAGCATAAAAACTACCTTTTTGTATTCTTGATGGAACAATAAAATCACGAGCACCTTCTGGGGTAGCCTTAGCAAGAACAGGTGTATCTAAGTCCAAAAAGCCATTATTATTTAAAAATTCTCTTATAGAAAAAAGCATAGTATTTCTTTTTATTAAATTATTTAACATACGAGGTTTTCTTAAATCAAGATATCTATATTTTAATCTAAGATTTTCATTGCTTGTTTCAGTATCATTAATTTCAAAAGGTAAAGCTTTAGCCTCACTTAAAATATTAATATTAGTTGCAAGAACTTCTATATCACCAGTAGCCAATTTTGGGTTTTTTGAAGTTCTTTCTTGAACCAAACCTGTAATTTGTAAAACAAATTCATTTTTAATATTCTTAACTTTTTCAATTAAATCTTCTTTTATTAAAATTTGTGTTATGCCATATCTATCACGAAGATCTATAAAGGCAAAAGCACCTAAATTTCTGATTGTATTAACCCAACCAGCTAAGGTTACTGTAGAACCACAATCTTTTAGTCTTAATTCATTTAATTTATGTGTTCTATACATTTTCCAAAACTCCTTTCAATTCAGTTAATGGAACTGTTATTTGTTGACCATCTTTAAAGTTTTTAATAGATATTTCCCTATTTTTTTGTTCATTTTCTCCAAGTATAAGAACAATATCAGCATTTAACTTGTTAGCTTTTTTCATTTGAGAACTGAAATTCTTAATAGAGTATTCATAACAAATTTCGTAATTAATATTCTTTAATTCTTCTAAAATATCAAATAAATAGTCCTTAGTTTCTTCAAAATATGCTATAAATATTTTATGCTTAGGCTTAGGTAATAATGTTTCATCAAGTAAAAGCATTATTCTTTCGATACCTGCTGCAAAACCTATAGCTGGTACAGATTTATTTGATAGATATTCTATTAATTTATCATATCTACCTCCACCTAAGACAGTTGCTTGAGCACCAAGTAAATTAGATTTAATTTCAAATACTGTATCAGAGTAATAATCAAGACCTCTAACTAATTTATCATTTATGATATAATTAATTTTAAATTTATTAAGATAATTTAAAACTTTGTCAAAATATTCTTTGCTTTCTTCGTCAAAATAATCATGAAGTTTTGGGGCATTAGCTACAATTTCATCATCTTCCTTTGAATCAAGGACTCTTAATGGATTTTTATAGCATCTAACTTTTGAATTTTCAGATAAAGCTTCATAATTAGCTATTAAATATTTTTGAAGGTCAGCAATATATTTTTTACGAGATTCGATATTTCCTAAGCTATTTATTTCTACAGTTAAATTTTTAATACCTAATTTTTCTAAAAATTCACAAGCAATAGAAATTATTTGTGCATCAAGAAAAGGATCTCTTACTCCAAAACATTCAAGACCTGTTTGGTAAAATTCTCTATAACGACCTTTTTGAGGTGCTTCATAACGGTACATTGGACCATAATAATACCATTTAGTAATATTTTGAACATTATATAATTTTGCTTCAAGAAAAGCACGAACTGAACTTGCAGTTCCTTCTGGTCTTAGGGCAACTTCACGCCCTCCTTTATCAGTGAAAGAATACATTTCCTTAGAAACAACATCTGTTTCATCTCCAACACTTCTTTTGAATAGTGCTAATTCTTCAAGTATAGGAGTTATAAGGCGAGAATAACCATATTTTTTAAAGACACTATCTGCAGTATTAGTTATAAATTCAAATTTTTGCATATCTAAATAGTGAATATCCTTCATACCTTTTAAAATTTGTATCATACCAATATCTCCTCTTTTACAAATTTCATTATATCTTTTTGAATATCATCAATACTTCTTAAAGAAGAAGCATCAATGCAATTTACAATTTTCATATCATATAGTTTTGCAATTTTAATTGCAACGGTATATGCACGCTTTTTTTGTTCTTCATCAGCTTCTAAAATATCTTTTGTTGAAGAACCATCTATTTTATTTTTTCTATTTTTTAAGATTTTATTAGAAAATTCATAAGGCATATCTAATAAAATCATTAAATCAGGTTTTGGAAGAGCAAATTTATTCCACTCTAAATCAATTAACCAATTATTATATTCCATGAATTTATTTTCATCATCTATTCTATTAGCCTGATGAATAATATTTGAAATTGTATATCTATCAGCTATAATAATATAGCCTTCATTATATAGCTTTTCCCAATCAGACTTAAATGAGGCGTATCTATCTATGGCGAAGAAGCTAGAAGATGCAAAAATATTTACATCTTCATTTTTACCAAATTCTCCATTTAGATACATTTTGACTGGTTCACAAGCAGGACTGTTATAATTAGGGAAGCTAATTTTAGCTACTTTTAGCCCTAAATTAATTAGATTTTTGTATAAATAATCAGTTTGAGTTTGCTTACCACAACCATCAGTACCTTCTATAACTATTAATTTTCCTTTTATCATAATAAATTTATACCTGCTTTTTCACAATTATCTTCAATATCTTTAGTCCATATTGAAGCTTGAACTTCACCAATGTGTGCAGCTTTTAAGAAGAGCATACATATTCTTGATTGACCTATACCTCCACCAATAGTTAAAGGTAGTTGATCAGAAAGTAACATTTCATGGAATTTTGATAGAGTAGTTATGCCAGCCTTAGCTAATTGTTCTTTTAAGGCAGTCTTATCAACTCTTATACCCATAGAAGACAATTCAAAAGCAATATCAAGAACTTCATTGTAGACAATAATATCTCCATTCAATTTCCAATCGTCATAATCTGGAGCACGACCATCGTGTTTTTCACCATTAGTCAATAAATCTCCAATTTGCATTATAAATACAGAACCGTATTTTTTAACAATTTCTTTTTCTCTTTCTTTAGGATCTAAAGTAGGATATAGATCAAGTAATTCTTGTGAAGTAATAAAATGTATTTCATCTGTTAAAAAAGGCTTGTAGTTAGGAATTTTTTTACAAAGCATTTCTTGAGTACGAAGAAAAACAGAATATATTTTTTTAACCATGTGTTGTAAAAATTCAATATTTCTATTTTCTTTTGTAATTATAGCTTCCCAATCCCATTGATCTACATAAATAGAATGAAGATTGTCTAGTTCTTCATCACGACGAATAGCATTCATATCTGTATAAATACCATAACCAGTTTTAACACCATATCTTTTTAAAGCATATCTTTTCCATTTTGCAAGAGAATGTACAATTTCTATTTCCTTTGCAGGATCTTCTAACATTTCAAAACGAACAGGTCTTTCAACACCATTTAAATTATCATTTAAACCTGTATCAGTTCTTACAAAAAGTGGGGCTGAAATTCTTGTTAATTTAAGTTCTTTTGCTAATTCAATTTCAAAAAAATCTTTTATAATTTTAATTAATATTTCAGTTTCAAGTATAGTTCTTTTTGATTTGTATCCAGCGGGTATTAATGTTTTTGACATAAGTTCTCCTTTATTTTTTATTTTCTAAAATGTTTATAAAATCTGTTTCATTTAAAATTTGTATGTTTAATTTTTTAGCTTTTTCTAATTTAGAACCAGCCTTGGCACCAACTATTAAATAGTTTAAATTTTTTGAAATGGTAGTTAAATATTTACCGCCATATGTTTCAATAATATCCTTAATTTCTTCTCTTTTGAAATTTTCAAGAGTTCCTGTTGCAAGGAAAGTTTTTCCACTAATATATTTATTATATTTTGTTATTTTTTCCTGAGTTTCTAAGATAAAACCTATTTCTTTTAAGCCTTTTATTAATCTTAAATTATTTTTATCTTTAAAAAATTCTATAATAGAAGAGGCTACTTTTTCTCCAACTCCTTTAATTTGAGCTAATTTTTCATAATCAGCTTGTATAAGTTCATCAATATTTGAAATATTAT
Above is a genomic segment from Sneathia sanguinegens containing:
- the aspS gene encoding aspartate--tRNA ligase, producing the protein MYRTHKLNELRLKDCGSTVTLAGWVNTIRNLGAFAFIDLRDRYGITQILIKEDLIEKVKNIKNEFVLQITGLVQERTSKNPKLATGDIEVLATNINILSEAKALPFEINDTETSNENLRLKYRYLDLRKPRMLNNLIKRNTMLFSIREFLNNNGFLDLDTPVLAKATPEGARDFIVPSRIQKGSFYALPQSPQLFKQTLMIAGLDKYYQLAKCFRDEDLRADRQPEFTQVDIEMSFVEQEDIMNIIEKLAKKVFHDVTGLEANYDFPKMSYDDAMEFYGCDKPDTRFDMKLIDIKDCVKNKGFSIFDEAEYIKAIVCDKIFSRKNIKDYEDYVKTYFKAKGLAFIKKENDELNSSILKFFDEDTIKNLEKKLNLKNNQTALIISGKKEIVLSSLSALRLKIAEELNLIDKNKFNFLWIVDFPMFEFSEEENRYKACHHPFTMLKKADIDLLEKNDLANIKSDTYDLVLNGFEIGGGGIRIHDSKLQSLVFDRLLISKEQQIDKFGFLLEALKYGVPPHGGIAFGLDRWLMVMLKENSIKEVIPFPKTNKGQDLLTGAPADVDLTQLEKDLQLKKL
- a CDS encoding dTMP kinase encodes the protein MIKGKLIVIEGTDGCGKQTQTDYLYKNLINLGLKVAKISFPNYNSPACEPVKMYLNGEFGKNEDVNIFASSSFFAIDRYASFKSDWEKLYNEGYIIIADRYTISNIIHQANRIDDENKFMEYNNWLIDLEWNKFALPKPDLMILLDMPYEFSNKILKNRKNKIDGSSTKDILEADEEQKKRAYTVAIKIAKLYDMKIVNCIDASSLRSIDDIQKDIMKFVKEEILV
- the asnA gene encoding aspartate--ammonia ligase gives rise to the protein MSKTLIPAGYKSKRTILETEILIKIIKDFFEIELAKELKLTRISAPLFVRTDTGLNDNLNGVERPVRFEMLEDPAKEIEIVHSLAKWKRYALKRYGVKTGYGIYTDMNAIRRDEELDNLHSIYVDQWDWEAIITKENRNIEFLQHMVKKIYSVFLRTQEMLCKKIPNYKPFLTDEIHFITSQELLDLYPTLDPKEREKEIVKKYGSVFIMQIGDLLTNGEKHDGRAPDYDDWKLNGDIIVYNEVLDIAFELSSMGIRVDKTALKEQLAKAGITTLSKFHEMLLSDQLPLTIGGGIGQSRICMLFLKAAHIGEVQASIWTKDIEDNCEKAGINLL
- the hisS gene encoding histidine--tRNA ligase is translated as MIQILKGMKDIHYLDMQKFEFITNTADSVFKKYGYSRLITPILEELALFKRSVGDETDVVSKEMYSFTDKGGREVALRPEGTASSVRAFLEAKLYNVQNITKWYYYGPMYRYEAPQKGRYREFYQTGLECFGVRDPFLDAQIISIACEFLEKLGIKNLTVEINSLGNIESRKKYIADLQKYLIANYEALSENSKVRCYKNPLRVLDSKEDDEIVANAPKLHDYFDEESKEYFDKVLNYLNKFKINYIINDKLVRGLDYYSDTVFEIKSNLLGAQATVLGGGRYDKLIEYLSNKSVPAIGFAAGIERIMLLLDETLLPKPKHKIFIAYFEETKDYLFDILEELKNINYEICYEYSIKNFSSQMKKANKLNADIVLILGENEQKNREISIKNFKDGQQITVPLTELKGVLENV